In one window of Canis aureus isolate CA01 chromosome 36, VMU_Caureus_v.1.0, whole genome shotgun sequence DNA:
- the SGO2 gene encoding shugoshin 2 isoform X2 — translation MQYDDSAISKISPDIPSSVSTGQPLSNQNSLSSLMSEVKNAQSISHRKEKPSLSNVTERKKHVLSQELNNPVSPHMTDLDQQHISSPELNWNNKINDHTNEKNIEMQGNIQWLPVSSESTSEPTAEYKNPFQGSDDFQLQKTVYDADMDLTASEISKIVTVSTGTKNKSNKKSNDCEIKTFRKVRDSSSEKKRERSKRPFKNSSDINIEEKIENGPEKRSVILNGKGDSDDPNFMFNTEQLTQLNILKKVTLHDDFDQDKRQTTQCNKKKKIHVTNEQEEAYSFSQSLDKFHQESKFSMGQSSLACHKSKASRQTVISKLENDNLLSNQKNKETTSENPEVTSEFQTADLSTKDNESLYDYEAQNMSDLKKHVTDMQPAQQNESKINEKLRQKINRKTEIISETNQIYRDSAKVVHGPEEGNFSFQTQVNKEIIRNLKASDEFQKPALSTIDNGNLYNCEIQNVLDLQKQITDVYPLQQNESKVHNLRQKVNRRTEIISEVNHLGNDKNVYCPEKGNSFFLNQKDKEIVPGNLTDPSEFQTPALSTKDSGSLYDYETQNVLGVEEHVCGMQPACQNESKIGKKLRQKVCRKTEIISEINQIYENDDKGTHDPEKDNLLPLNQKEKEIIPENLKDSDEFQKADPSNRGDRNLCHYETQNILGVKKLVTDMPPTKQNESKINKRLRQKVSRETEIIVEMNRTNEFKKKGIHDPEESNFFSLNQTGKETISKNLEVTSELQTACLPTPSNGNLYDYEAQNVLGLKKHVTDKQPSQQNESKNKKLRQKVNQKTAIISERYEIYGDNDKDVQDQESYTKDLAFQVNKSKQRLECQSIISGYSMEIDNNEKENCDQNSNPYKLVKKHGKELSGKSKILAKGKKKCISQLPDSLQTSVSLESGLKYITNEADSDPDKHMDLQENLKQSPTTLNEKRDNPFVEVVKEEECQVRKVNKTSSKSKKKKIIYPSSDSHKVMQIISDTDPGISVESGQDAKEKISENEEVVKMKPEFYTKTFQAFSQVYSPNIQDSSFKSAHEDSVPLSISPSKNLMIKENFALESSPIFQISGDVHEKMKGMKFNQRTQKSGIGCRTLQDLTNTNFVSNNAAKAENKSENPSLELPSRRRRCTPLYLKEPNLKRKMRR, via the exons atgcaatATGATGACAGTGCTATATCAAAGATATCACCTGATATTCCCTCTTCGGTATCAACAGGGCAACCTTTATCAA ACCAAAATTCCCTTAGTTCTCTAATGAGTGAGGTGAAAAATGCCCAGTCGATCAGCCACAGAAAGGAGAAGCCATCTCTCAGTAATGTAACTGAAAGGAAGAAACATGTATTATCTCAGGAATTAAATAATCCTGTCAGTCCTCATATGACAGATTTAGATCAACAACACATTTCAAGTCCAGAATTAAATTGGAATAATAAGATAAATGATCATACTAAtgaaaagaatattgaaatgCAAGGAAACATCCAATGGCTTCCTGTCTCATCTGAGTCGACAAGCGAACCTACTGCAGAGTACAAGAATCCATTTCAAGGTAGTGATGACTTTCAGTTGCAGAAAACTGTGTATGATGCTGACATGGATTTAACTGCTAGTGAAATAAGCAAAATTGTTACAGTTTCAACGGgcactaaaaataaaagcaataaaaaatcaaatgattgtgaaataaaaactttcagaAAAGTGAGGGATTCAAGctctgaaaaaaagagagaaagatcaaagagaccatttaaaaatagttcagaTATCAATATTGAGGAAAAGATTGAAAATGGACCAGAAAAAAGATCAGTTATCTTGAATGGCAAAGGGGATTCAGACGATCCAAATTTTATGTTCAATACTGAGCAGCTGACTCAGTTGAACATACTGAAGAAAGTAACCCTTCATGATGACTTTGATCAAGATAAGAGACAAACTACACagtgtaataaaaaaaagaaaatacatgtaacaaaTGAGCAAGAAGAAgcatactctttctctcaaagttTAGATAAATTCCATCAGGAGAGTAAATTTAGTATGGGTCAGAGTTCTCTAGCTTGTCATAAAAGTAAAGCTTCTAGACAGACTGTGATTTCTAAGTTAGAAAATGATAACTTACTCTCAaaccaaaagaataaagaaaccaCTTCTGAAAACCCAGAAGTCACAAGTGAATTTCAAACAGCTGATCTTTCCACTAAAGATAATGAAAGTTTATATGATTATGAGGCCCAGAATATGTCAGATTTGAAAAAGCATGTCACTGATATGCAGCCTGCTCagcaaaatgaatcaaaaataaatgagaagctTAGGCAGAAAATAAATCGAAAGacagaaataatttctgaaacaAACCAAATATATAGGGATAGTGCTAAAGTTGTGCATGGCCCAGAAGAAGGTAACTTCTCCTTCCAAACCCAagtgaataaagaaattattagaaaCCTAAAAGCTTCAGATGAGTTTCAAAAACCTGCTCTTTCCACCATTGATAATGGAAATTTGTATAATTGTGAGATCCAAAATGTATTGGATTTGCAAAAGCAGATCACTGATGTGTACCCTCTTCAGCAAAATGAATCAAAAGTTCATAATCTTAGGCAGAAAGTAAATCGGAGGACAGAAATAATTTCTGAAGTGAATCATTTAGGTAATGATAAGAATGTGTATTGCCCAGAAAAGGGTAATTCTTTCTTCCTAAACCAGAAGGATAAAGAAATCGTCCCTGGAAATCTAACAGACCCAAGTGAGTTCCAAACACCTGCCCTTTCTACCAAAGATAGTGGAAGCCTATATGATTATGAGACTCAAAATGTTCTGGGAGTAGAAGAGCATGTCTGTGGTATGCAACCTGCTtgtcaaaatgaatcaaaaatagGTAAGAAGCTTAGGCAAAAGGTATGTCGGAAGacagaaataatttctgaaatcaACCAAATATATGAGAATGATGACAAAGGTACACATGACCCAGAAAAAGATAACTTACTTCCTCttaaccaaaaggaaaaagaaatcatccctgaaaacctaaaagactcagATGAGTTTCAGAAAGCCGATCCTTCCAACAGAGGTGATAGGAACCTATGTCATTATGAGACTCAAAACATTTTGGGGGTGAAAAAGCTTGTTACCGATATGCCACCTACAaagcaaaatgaatcaaaaataaataagaggctTAGGCAGAAAGTAAGTCGGGAGACAGAAATAATTGTGGAAATGAACCGGacaaatgagtttaaaaaaaaaggtattcatGACCCAGAAGAAAGTAACTTCTTTTCTCTAAATCAAACAGGTAAAGAAACTATTTCTAAAAACCTGGAAGTCACAAGTGAATTACAAACAGCTTGTCTTCCCACTCCCAGTAATGGAAATCTATATGATTATGAGGCACAGAATGTGTTGGGTTTGAAAAAGCATGTGACTGATAAGCAACCTTCTCagcaaaatgaatcaaaaaataagaaacttagGCAGAAAGTAAATCAGAAGACAGCAATAATTTCTGAAAGGTATGAAATATATGGGGATAATGATAAAGATGTACAGGATCAAGAAAGCTATACAAAAGATCTTgcttttcaagtaaataaatctaaacaaagaCTTGAATGCCAAAGTATTATCAGTGGATACTCTATGGAAATAgataataatgaaaaggaaaattgtGACCAAAATTCAAATCCTTATAAATTAGTTAAAAAGCATGGGAAAGAATTATCAGGCAAGTCAAAGATTTTggcaaaaggtaaaaaaaaatgtatttcacagTTACCAGATTCTTTACAGACATCTGTCTCCTTAGAATCaggtttaaaatatattactaatgAAGCAGATTCTGATCCTGATAAGCACATGGACCTAcaggagaatctgaagcaaagCCCTACAACTCTGAATGAAAAAAGAGATAACCCCTTTGTGGAAGTGGTAAAAGAAGAAGAGTGCCAAGtcagaaaagtaaacaaaacgtcatctaaatcaaagaaaaagaagatcatCTATCCTTCTTCAGATAGCCATAAGGTAATGCAGATAATATCTGACACTGACCCGGGAATATCAGTTGAATCTGGACAAGATGCTaaggaaaaaatttcagaaaatgaggAAGTTGTCAAAATGAAGCCAGAGTTTTACACAAAGACATTTCAAGCTTTTTCTCAGGTATATTCGCCTAACATACAAGATTCTTCCTTTAAGAGTGCTCATGAGGATTCAGTGCCTCTGAGTATTTCTCCTAGTAAAAATTtgatgataaaagaaaattttgccCTGGAGAGCTCACCAATCTTTCAAATAAGTGGTGATGTACATGAGAAGATGAAAGGGATGAAATTCAACCAGAGAACACAAAAATCAGGAATAG GTTGTAGAACACTACAGGACTTGACAAATACcaattttgtttcaaataatgctgctaaagctgaaaataagtcagaaaatcCATCTTTAGAGCTACCAAGCCGGAGAAGAAGGTGTACGCCTCTCTATTTAAAGGAGCCAAATCTCAAAAG GAAGATGAGAAGATAA